In a genomic window of Pseudoliparis swirei isolate HS2019 ecotype Mariana Trench chromosome 20, NWPU_hadal_v1, whole genome shotgun sequence:
- the p2ry12 gene encoding P2Y purinoceptor 12 isoform X2: protein MEGNTTYPLLPGNHRHTNVTCSRDNVLKTVVFPVLYSCLFLVLSDSNMASSGLRIFVCRVSSVLFYLTMYISILFFGLISIDRCRKTLKPFRGTNAARLARRKVLSGAIWTFLLVLCLPNVILTRKTPTSSYFKCSDLKTAAGLYWHEVVNHICQVIFWANLVTVTVCYTLITKELYRSYSRTEAHSSGGTMGQVPSGASTRKPHQAQRKMNANVFLVLAVFFVCFVPFHFARVPYTMSQTRWVLVDCKLKLFFFQLKESTLFLSSLNSLLDPLIYFFLCKSFRTALFKTLRLPPGSCSRLTGRGSDTDTGSTALRDASVCA, encoded by the exons ATGGAGGGAAATACAACATATCCCCTGCTCCCTGGCAACCACAGGCACACCAACGTCACTTGTTCCCGTGACAATGTTTTGAAGACGGTGGTTTTCCCTGTTCTCTACTCCTGCCTCTTCCTG GTGTTATCAGACTCCAACATGGCTTCCAGTGGGCTGCGTATATTCGTGTGTCGGGTCTCCTCGGTGCTCTTCTACCTTACCATGTACATCAGCATCCTCTTCTTTGGCCTCATCAGCATAGATCGCTGCAGAAAGACCCTCAAGCCCTTCAGGGGGACTAATGCGGCTCGTTTGGCCCGTCGCAAAGTGCTTTCAGGAGCCATCTGGACCTTTCTGCTGGTTCTCTGTCTGCCCAACGTGATCCTGACACGTAAGACCCCGACGTCTTCATACTTCAAGTGCAGTGACCTGAAGACAGCCGCTGGGCTGTACTGGCATGAGGTGGTGAATCACATCTGTCAAGTTATTTTCTGGGCCAACCTGGTGACTGTGACCGTATGCTACACTCTAATCACCAAAGAGCTGTACAGATCCTACTCCCGCACTGAGGCCCACAGCAGTGGAGGGACTATGGGTCAAGTACCAAGTGGGGCCTCAACTCGGAAACCCCACCAGGCCCAAAGAAAAATGAATGCGaacgtgttcctggttctggcTGTGTTCTTTGTGTGCTTTGTGCCGTTTCACTTTGCCCGTGTGCCGTACACCATGAGCCAGACCAGATGGGTTCTCGTTGATTGTAaactcaaactcttcttttttcaGCTGAAGGAAAGTACGCTCTTCCTATCATCCTTAAACTCTCTTCTGGACCCTCTCATCTACTTCTTTCTCTGTAAGTCCTTCAGGACCGCTCTGTTCAAAACCCTGCGGCTGCCTCCTGGTTCCTGTAGCCGGCTAACAGGGAGAGGTTCAGACACGGATACGGGCAGCACCGCTCTGAGAGACGCTTCTGTCTGTGCATGA
- the p2ry12 gene encoding P2Y purinoceptor 12 isoform X1, producing MEGNTTYPLLPGNHRHTNVTCSRDNVLKTVVFPVLYSCLFLVGLSLNSVAVWVFFRIPSKSHFIIYLKNIVVADVIMTFTFPFKVLSDSNMASSGLRIFVCRVSSVLFYLTMYISILFFGLISIDRCRKTLKPFRGTNAARLARRKVLSGAIWTFLLVLCLPNVILTRKTPTSSYFKCSDLKTAAGLYWHEVVNHICQVIFWANLVTVTVCYTLITKELYRSYSRTEAHSSGGTMGQVPSGASTRKPHQAQRKMNANVFLVLAVFFVCFVPFHFARVPYTMSQTRWVLVDCKLKLFFFQLKESTLFLSSLNSLLDPLIYFFLCKSFRTALFKTLRLPPGSCSRLTGRGSDTDTGSTALRDASVCA from the exons ATGGAGGGAAATACAACATATCCCCTGCTCCCTGGCAACCACAGGCACACCAACGTCACTTGTTCCCGTGACAATGTTTTGAAGACGGTGGTTTTCCCTGTTCTCTACTCCTGCCTCTTCCTGGTGGGACTTTCACTCAACAGCGTGGCTGTGTGGGTATTTTTTCGCATCCCCTCCAAGTCCCACTTCATAATATACCTGAAGAATATTGTGGTTGCCGATGTCATCATGACCTTCACATTCCCTTTCAAG GTGTTATCAGACTCCAACATGGCTTCCAGTGGGCTGCGTATATTCGTGTGTCGGGTCTCCTCGGTGCTCTTCTACCTTACCATGTACATCAGCATCCTCTTCTTTGGCCTCATCAGCATAGATCGCTGCAGAAAGACCCTCAAGCCCTTCAGGGGGACTAATGCGGCTCGTTTGGCCCGTCGCAAAGTGCTTTCAGGAGCCATCTGGACCTTTCTGCTGGTTCTCTGTCTGCCCAACGTGATCCTGACACGTAAGACCCCGACGTCTTCATACTTCAAGTGCAGTGACCTGAAGACAGCCGCTGGGCTGTACTGGCATGAGGTGGTGAATCACATCTGTCAAGTTATTTTCTGGGCCAACCTGGTGACTGTGACCGTATGCTACACTCTAATCACCAAAGAGCTGTACAGATCCTACTCCCGCACTGAGGCCCACAGCAGTGGAGGGACTATGGGTCAAGTACCAAGTGGGGCCTCAACTCGGAAACCCCACCAGGCCCAAAGAAAAATGAATGCGaacgtgttcctggttctggcTGTGTTCTTTGTGTGCTTTGTGCCGTTTCACTTTGCCCGTGTGCCGTACACCATGAGCCAGACCAGATGGGTTCTCGTTGATTGTAaactcaaactcttcttttttcaGCTGAAGGAAAGTACGCTCTTCCTATCATCCTTAAACTCTCTTCTGGACCCTCTCATCTACTTCTTTCTCTGTAAGTCCTTCAGGACCGCTCTGTTCAAAACCCTGCGGCTGCCTCCTGGTTCCTGTAGCCGGCTAACAGGGAGAGGTTCAGACACGGATACGGGCAGCACCGCTCTGAGAGACGCTTCTGTCTGTGCATGA
- the LOC130210828 gene encoding P2Y purinoceptor 13-like — MASNNTELFSSECAPFSPVTVDVAIACLYFFMFPIALLLNGVSAWVSLHLRSTSTFIVYLKNLVAADLLMTLTLLPMAASMLPGVTLELRMFACRYTTVIFYCCLYTSITLMGLISLDRFFKIVRPCGMLLGQNVVFSLVTSSSVWVLLFGGTGLPTFFLTDQDPVNVTGEFCMSLKSSAGVTLQKYVVLSMEILFWFVSIVVAFCYICITLKVLQSFRDSGSNNSDGKMKTKLRVFVILLVFFVCFVPLHLMRVPYTLNETHHIDSCGEMWVIIIHKSVLWLSTTNICLDPLLYIYLCREYREKLVDMMKARGLCVG, encoded by the coding sequence ATGGCGTCTAACAACACAGAGCTCTTCTCCTCTGAGTGTGCTCCCTTCAGCCCTGTGACCGTAGATGTGGCCATTGCGTGCCTTTACTTCTTCATGTTCCCCATTGCGTTACTGCTCAACGGGGTCAGCGCGTGGGTGTCTTTGCACCTCAGGTCCACCTCTACCTTCATAGTGTACCTTAAAAACCTGGTGGCGGCTGACCTGCTCATGACGCTGACGCTCCTGCCGATGGCAGCCAGCATGCTACCCGGAGTCACACTTGAGTTAAGAATGTTCGCTTGCCGCTACACCACGGTCATTTTCTACTGCTGTTTGTACACAAGCATCACTTTAATGGGTCTTATCAGCCTCGACCGCTTCTTCAAAATAGTTCGGCCATGCGGAATGTTGTTGGGACAAAACGTTGTGTTCAGTCTTGTGACGTCCTCCTCGGTCTGGGTGCTGTTATTTGGCGGTACCGGCCTCCCAACTTTCTTTCTAACGGACCAGGATCCTGTTAATGTAACAGGAGAATTCTGTATGTCCTTGAAAAGTTCAGCTGGTGTGACCCTTCAGAAGTATGTGGTGCTATCTATGGAGATTCTGTTCTGGTTTGTCAGCATAGTGGTTGCGTTTTGCTACATCTGCATCACCCTGAAAGTCCTGCAGTCCTTCAGAGACTCTGGGAGCAACAACAGCGATGGAAAGATGAAGACCAAGCTCCGAGTCTTCGTGATCCTTctggtgttttttgtgtgctttGTTCCCCTCCACCTGATGCGTGTTCCTTACAcactcaatgaaacacatcacATTGACAGCTGTGGTGAAATGTGGGTCATTATAATCCATAAATCAGTTCTGTGGCTCTCTACCACCAACATCTGCCTGGACCCTCTTCTGTACATCTACCTGTGCAGGGAGTACAGGGAGAAGCTGGTTGATATGATGAAAGCTCGAGGCCTCTGTGTTGGGTAA
- the LOC130210765 gene encoding P2Y purinoceptor 12-like isoform X1, whose protein sequence is MNDSLSNTSIVCVRDTSVTAAVFPYLYSILFIVALILNSLAAWIFFSIPSSSTFVVFLKNVVVADLLMTLTIPLKVLRDAGVGSSRLSAFYCQYSAVLFYITMYISILLLGLISLDRYLKIVRPFGKCSLQRVRVGQLLSATVWAVMLSLALPNVILSDQKPRFSGGRLKCTSMKSNAGLLWHEGFNYFCQVVFWGTLALMVFCYTFISKKVYESYKASKSRSQAARRRTKAKVFVVVGVFFTCFAPFHFARVPYTLSQTRSMASPCQAQHALYIAKETTLWLSATNVCLDPLIYVFLCKVFRKRLTAAICRKHVHIGHMESTTATSTPLEMSQAHLSIRLSSNGRPE, encoded by the exons ATGAACGACAGCCTGTCAAACACTTCTATCGTGTGTGTTCGGGATACCAGTGTGACAGCCGCGGTGTTCCCCTATCTGTACAGCATCCTCTTTATCGTCGCCCTGATACTCAATTCCCTGGCTGCATGGATCTTCTTCAGCATTCCCAGCTCctcgacatttgtggtatttctgaAAAATGTG GTGGTGGCTGACCTTCTGATGACCCTGACCATACCTCTGAAAGTGTTACGTGATGCAGGTGTGGGATCCTCGCGACTTAGCGCCTTCTACTGCCAATACTCTGCGGTTTTATTCTACATCACCATGTACATCAGCATCCTCCTGCTGGGCCTCATCAGCCTGGACCGCTACCTGAAGATAGTAAGGCCCTTTGGGAAGTGTTCCCTGCAGCGGGTACGTGTTGGTCAGCTGCTGAGTGCCACCGTCTGGGCAGTCATGTTATCTTTGGCATTGCCGAATGTTATTCTCAGTGACCAGAAGCCACGTTTCTCCGGAGGCCGACTGAAGTGCACCTCCATGAAGAGCAATGCCGGCTTGCTTTGGCATGAAGGTTTCAACTATTTCTGTCAG GTTGTTTTCTGGGGCACGCTGGCCTTGATGGTGTTTTGCTACACATTCATCAGCAAGAAGGTGTATGAGTCATACAAAGCCTCAAAGAGCAGATCTCAAGCAGCCAGGCGCAGAACCAAAGCAAAGGTCTTTGTGGTCGTGGGGGTGTTTTTCACCTGCTTTGCCCCCTTTCACTTTGCCCGCGTCCCCTACACTCTGAGCCAGACTCGCAGCATGGCGAGTCCTTGCCAAGCGCAGCACGCGCTCTACATCGCAAAAGAAACCACCCTGTGGCTGTCGGCCACCAACGTGTGTCTGGACCCGCTCATCTACGTGTTCCTGTGTAAGGTGTTTCGGAAAAGACTGACGGCCGCAATCTGCCGTAAGCATGTGCACATCGGTCATATGGAGTCCACCACGGCGACCTCAACTCCACTGGAGATGTCACAGGCCCATCTGAGTATCAGGCTGTCATCAAATGGGAGGCCAGAGTAA
- the LOC130210765 gene encoding P2Y purinoceptor 13-like isoform X2, with product MTLTIPLKVLRDAGVGSSRLSAFYCQYSAVLFYITMYISILLLGLISLDRYLKIVRPFGKCSLQRVRVGQLLSATVWAVMLSLALPNVILSDQKPRFSGGRLKCTSMKSNAGLLWHEGFNYFCQVVFWGTLALMVFCYTFISKKVYESYKASKSRSQAARRRTKAKVFVVVGVFFTCFAPFHFARVPYTLSQTRSMASPCQAQHALYIAKETTLWLSATNVCLDPLIYVFLCKVFRKRLTAAICRKHVHIGHMESTTATSTPLEMSQAHLSIRLSSNGRPE from the exons ATGACCCTGACCATACCTCTGAAAGTGTTACGTGATGCAGGTGTGGGATCCTCGCGACTTAGCGCCTTCTACTGCCAATACTCTGCGGTTTTATTCTACATCACCATGTACATCAGCATCCTCCTGCTGGGCCTCATCAGCCTGGACCGCTACCTGAAGATAGTAAGGCCCTTTGGGAAGTGTTCCCTGCAGCGGGTACGTGTTGGTCAGCTGCTGAGTGCCACCGTCTGGGCAGTCATGTTATCTTTGGCATTGCCGAATGTTATTCTCAGTGACCAGAAGCCACGTTTCTCCGGAGGCCGACTGAAGTGCACCTCCATGAAGAGCAATGCCGGCTTGCTTTGGCATGAAGGTTTCAACTATTTCTGTCAG GTTGTTTTCTGGGGCACGCTGGCCTTGATGGTGTTTTGCTACACATTCATCAGCAAGAAGGTGTATGAGTCATACAAAGCCTCAAAGAGCAGATCTCAAGCAGCCAGGCGCAGAACCAAAGCAAAGGTCTTTGTGGTCGTGGGGGTGTTTTTCACCTGCTTTGCCCCCTTTCACTTTGCCCGCGTCCCCTACACTCTGAGCCAGACTCGCAGCATGGCGAGTCCTTGCCAAGCGCAGCACGCGCTCTACATCGCAAAAGAAACCACCCTGTGGCTGTCGGCCACCAACGTGTGTCTGGACCCGCTCATCTACGTGTTCCTGTGTAAGGTGTTTCGGAAAAGACTGACGGCCGCAATCTGCCGTAAGCATGTGCACATCGGTCATATGGAGTCCACCACGGCGACCTCAACTCCACTGGAGATGTCACAGGCCCATCTGAGTATCAGGCTGTCATCAAATGGGAGGCCAGAGTAA
- the mfsd1 gene encoding major facilitator superfamily domain-containing protein 1, whose amino-acid sequence MADYEERQSLLGDDNDGVSAAPGPDRRMSSISNPSHFLHRLVVLVFMCLLGFGSYFCYDNPAALQTEVIQDLHLNTSKFMQLYAWYSWPNVVLCFFGGFLLDRVFGIRLGTIIFSLFVCFGQVIFATGALVNRFWLMEVGRFIFGIGGESLAVAQNTYAVNWFKGKELNLVFGLQLSMARLGSTVNMNIMGWVYTKVTDLVGSPGHTALGVSLMIASVTCLFSLMCALVLGFLDKRAEKILQKEGRGAGEVIKLTDVKDFPFHLWLIFIICVCYYVAIFPFIGLGQVFFIEKFNFSPAEARLVNSIVYIISAPASPLLGFMVDRTGRNVLWVMVAVVSTLAAHMMLAFTFWNPWIAMSLLGISYSLLACALWPMVAFVVPEHQLGTAYGFMQSIQNLGLALVAMAAGSILDNRGYLVLEVFFCVCICFSLMAVVTLYFVDYLRGGDLNLSGAARAKLHKEATTDAE is encoded by the exons ATGGCGGATTATGAAGAACGGCAGAGCCTGCTGGGAGATGACAACGACGGCGTGTCCGCGGCTCCAGGACCCGACAGACGGATGTCGTCCATCTCGAACCCCAGCCACTTTCTCCACCGattggtggtcctggtcttcaTGTGCCTCCTTGGATTCG GAAGCTACTTCTGTTATGACAACCCGGCTGCTCTTCAAACCGAAGTCATTCAG GACCTGCACCTGAACACGTCAAAGTTCATGCAGCTGTATGCCTGGTACTCTTGGCCCAATGTGGTGCTCTGCTTCTTTGGGGGATTTCTGCTTGACCGGGTTTTTGGCATCCG GTTGGGGACCATCATCTTTTCACTTTTCGTCTGTTTCGGACAG GTAATATTTGCTACTGGAGCTTTAGTGAATCGTTTCTGGCTGATGGAAGTTGGACGCTTCATATTTGG TATTGGAGGAGAGTCCTTGGCCGTGGCCCAGAACACCTATGCGGTCAACTGGTTTAAAGGAAAGGAGCTCAATCTGGTGTTTGGCCTTCAGCTGAGCATGGCTCGCCTG GGCAGCACGGTGAACATGAACATCATGGGCTGGGTGTACACCAAAGTCACAGACCTCGTGGGCTCTCCTGGACACACCGCGCTGGGCGTGTCGCTCATGATCG ctTCTGTAACCTGCCTGTTTTCTCTCATGTGTGCCTTGGTGCTGGGATTCCTTGACAAAAGAGCCGAGAAGATCCTCcagaaagaaggaagaggagccg GTGAGGTCATCAAGTTGACGGACGTGAAAGACTTCCCCTTCCACCTGTggctcatcttcatcatttGTGTCTGCTACTATGTGGCCATATTCCCCTTCATTGGACTGGGACA GGTGTTCTTCATTGAGAAATTCAACTTCTCCCCAGCTGAAGCCAGACTGGTCAACAG TATTGTGTACATCATCTCCGCCCCTGCGTCGCCCCTTCTGGGCTTCATGGTTGATCGGACGGGGAGGAATGTGCTTTGGGTCATGGTCGCCGTGGTCTCCACGCTCGCTGCTCACATGATGCTGGCCTTCACCTTCTGGAACCCGTGGATCGCCATG TCCCTGCTAGGCATCTCCTACTCCCTTCTGGCCTGTGCCCTTTGGCCGATGGTGGCCTTTGTGGTACCGGAGCATCAGCTGGGGACCGCCTATGGCTT CATGCAGTCGATCCAGAACCTGGGCCTGGCGCTCGTTGCCATGGCAGCAGGATCCATCCTCGACAACAGAGGATACCTGGTTTTGGAAGTCTTCTTCTGCGTCTGCATCTGCT TTTCACTGATGGCGGTGGTGACGCTGTACTTTGTGGATTACCTCCGAG gAGGAGATTTAAACCTGTCAGGCGCAGCCAGAGCCAAACTCCATAAAGAAGCCACTACAGACGCAGA GTGA